The following proteins come from a genomic window of Streptomyces sp. NBC_00539:
- a CDS encoding DUF7134 domain-containing protein, protein MGTRVERLDWTRNDALVAVGAAASDLTGFSLSAQADATPFTVVTALPLVLAALTLLFRRRHPVLVLTAVLALGLVANVITPASPHFGLALTVALYTVARRCRPAVVAVASLATVPLVAVGLGGVLLPTTRNLAANAVACALVVGAAIVINR, encoded by the coding sequence ATGGGCACGCGCGTCGAGCGCCTGGACTGGACGCGCAACGACGCACTGGTTGCGGTGGGAGCGGCGGCCAGTGACCTCACCGGCTTCTCCCTCAGCGCCCAGGCGGACGCTACCCCCTTCACGGTCGTCACCGCACTCCCGCTGGTCCTCGCCGCGCTGACCCTGCTCTTCCGCCGCCGCCACCCGGTCCTGGTGCTCACCGCCGTGCTCGCCCTTGGCCTGGTGGCGAACGTGATCACCCCGGCCTCGCCGCACTTCGGCCTCGCCCTGACCGTCGCCCTCTACACCGTGGCCCGCCGCTGTCGGCCCGCCGTGGTCGCCGTCGCGTCCCTGGCCACCGTGCCGCTGGTCGCCGTGGGCCTGGGCGGCGTCCTGCTCCCCACTACCCGGAACCTGGCCGCCAACGCGGTCGCATGCGCCCTGGTCGTCGGCGCCGCGATCGTCATCAACCGCTGA
- a CDS encoding sensor histidine kinase: MDANRLPLADRAVAQERRRIARELHDIVAHHITTMQLMAGGARANLAHDPDAAREALVILEDSGRMALGGMRQLLDVLRAGEETETGPPAPQPGTADLHRIVTESRLAGMDTEFTVHGAARPLPPTVALTVFRVVQESLTNARKHAGNAGARVRLTYLPQEVAVEVCDDGPGDGPPRRSTAWHPGRGGYGLIGMREHVALHGGTLEAAPRKGGGFRVAARLPAAAGAPDGTRGEDHHR; encoded by the coding sequence GTGGACGCCAACCGGCTGCCACTGGCCGACCGGGCGGTGGCCCAGGAGCGGCGCCGGATAGCCCGAGAGCTCCACGACATCGTCGCCCACCACATCACCACCATGCAGCTGATGGCCGGCGGCGCCCGCGCCAACTTGGCGCACGACCCCGACGCGGCCCGCGAGGCCCTGGTCATCCTGGAGGACTCCGGCCGGATGGCCCTCGGCGGAATGCGCCAGCTCCTCGACGTCCTGCGGGCCGGCGAGGAGACGGAAACGGGGCCGCCCGCCCCGCAGCCCGGGACCGCCGACCTCCACCGGATCGTCACCGAGTCCCGGCTGGCCGGCATGGACACCGAGTTCACCGTGCACGGCGCCGCCCGCCCGCTCCCGCCCACCGTCGCGCTGACGGTGTTCCGGGTGGTGCAGGAGTCCCTGACCAACGCCCGCAAGCACGCCGGGAACGCCGGCGCCCGGGTCCGGCTGACGTACCTTCCGCAGGAGGTCGCCGTCGAGGTGTGCGACGACGGCCCCGGCGACGGGCCGCCGCGTCGCTCGACCGCATGGCACCCGGGTCGCGGCGGGTACGGTCTGATCGGGATGCGCGAACACGTCGCCCTGCATGGCGGCACCCTGGAAGCCGCCCCACGCAAGGGCGGCGGCTTCCGCGTCGCGGCCCGCCTCCCGGCCGCCGCCGGAGCCCCGGACGGGACACGAGGAGAGGACCATCACCGATGA